From Camelus bactrianus isolate YW-2024 breed Bactrian camel chromosome 35, ASM4877302v1, whole genome shotgun sequence, a single genomic window includes:
- the ACBD5 gene encoding acyl-CoA-binding domain-containing protein 5 isoform X3, translated as MLFFSFHAGSWESWCCCCCLIPPDRPWDRGRRWRLEMADTRSVHETRFEAAVKVIQSLPKNGSFQPTNEMMLKFYSFYKQATEGPCKLSRPAFWDPIGRYKWDAWSSLGDMTKEEAMIAYVEEMKKILETMPMTEKVEELLHVIGPFYEIVEDKKSGRSSDLTSDLGNALTSTPNAKTVNGKAESSDSGAESEEEEAQEEVKGAEQCDNEKKMMKKSADHKNLEIVVTNGYDKDSIVQGVQKDIPASSSQDGKDAEEVKHVDQNLEQTGQTAVCIQQDINDDHVEDVSGIQHLTSDSDSEVYCDSMEQFGQEESLDSFTSNSGPFRYYLGGDPSQPLESSGFPEDVQVSSGNGSTGDVQAEAVEGKGEVKHGGEDGRSNSGAPHREKRAGENEEFSNVRRGRGHRMQHLSEGNKGRQVGSGGDGERWGSDRGSRGSLNEQIALVLMRLQEDMQSVLQRLHKLETLTASQAKSSALQTSNQPPSPRPSWWPFEMSPGALTFAIIWPFIAQWLVYLYYQRRRSVSSPFPIK; from the exons ATGCTTTTCTTCTCG TTTCATGCAGGCTCCTGGGAAAGCTGGTGCTGCTGTTGCTGCCTGATTCCACCCGACAGACCTTGGGACCGGGGCCGGCGCTGGCGGCTGGAGATGGCGGACACGAGATCCGTGCATGAAACCAGATTTGAGGCAGCGGTGAAGGTGATCCAGAGTTTGCCGAAAAATG GTTCATTCCAGCCAAcaaatgaaatgatgctcaagTTCTATAGCTTCTATAAGCAGGCAACTGAAGGACCCTGTAAACTATCAAGGCCTGCATTCTGGGATCCTATTGGAAGATATAAATG GGATGCTTGGAGTTCATTGGGTGATATGACCAAAGAGGAAGCCATGATTGCATAtgttgaagaaatgaaaaag ATTCTTGAAACTATGCCCATGACTGAAAAAGTTGAAGAACTGCTTCATGTCATTGGTCCATTTTATGAAATTGTGGAGGACAAAAAGAGTGGCAGAAGTTCTGATTTAACCTCAG ATCTTGGTAATGCTCTGACTTCTACTCCAAATGCCAAAACTGTTAATGGTAAAGCTGAAAGCAGCGATAGTGGAGCTGAGTCTGAGGAAGAAGAGGCCCAAGAAGAAGTAAAAGGAGCAGAACAATGTGATAATG aaaagaaaatgatgaagaaaTCTGCAGACCATAAGAATTTGGAAATCGTTGTCACTAATGGCTACGATAAAGACAGCATTGTTCAGGGGGTACAGAAGGACATTCCTGCCAGCTCCTCCCAGGACGGCAAAGACGCTGAGGAAGTAAAACATGTAGATCAAAACTTGGAGCAAACTGGGCAGACTGCTGTCTGCATTCAACAAG atatAAACGATGATCATGTTGAAGATGTTTCAGGAATTCAGCATTTGACGAGTGATTCAGACAGTGAAGTCTACTGTGATTCCATGGAGCAATTTGGACAAGAAGAg TCTTTAGATAGCTTTACGTCAAACAGTGGGCCATTTCGATATTACTTGGGTGGTGATCCCAGTCAGCCCTTGGAAAGCTCTGGTTTTCCTGAAGACGTTCAAGTATCTTCCGGAAATGGCAGCACTGGGGATGTGCAGGCAGAAGCAGTCGAAGGAAAAGGTGAAGTAAAGCATGGAGGAGAAGACGGCAGGAGTAACAGTGGAGCGCCACACCGTGAGAAACGGGCTGGGGAAAATGAGGAATTCTCTAATGTCAGAAGAGGGAGAG GGCACAGGATGCAGCATTTGAGTGAAGGAAACAAGGGTCGGCAAGTGGGCAGTGGAGGTGATGGGGAGCGCTGGGGCTCGGACAGAGGGTCGAGGGGCAGCCTCAACGAGCAGATTGCTCTTGTGCTCATGCGCCTGCAGGAGGACATGCAGAGCGTCCTCCAGAGACTGCACAAGCTGGAGACCCTGACGGCTTCACAG GCAAAATCATCAGCATTACAGACCAGTAATCAGCCCCCTTCACCG agaCCGTCTTGGTGGCCCTTTGAGATGTCTCCTGGTGCATTAACTTTTGCTATCATATGGCCTTTTATTGCCCAGTGGTTGGTGTATTTATATTATCAAAGAAGGAGAAG TGTTTCATCACCATTTCCCATTAAGTAA
- the ACBD5 gene encoding acyl-CoA-binding domain-containing protein 5 isoform X1 yields the protein MLFFSFHAGSWESWCCCCCLIPPDRPWDRGRRWRLEMADTRSVHETRFEAAVKVIQSLPKNGSFQPTNEMMLKFYSFYKQATEGPCKLSRPAFWDPIGRYKWDAWSSLGDMTKEEAMIAYVEEMKKILETMPMTEKVEELLHVIGPFYEIVEDKKSGRSSDLTSVRLEKISKYLEDLGNALTSTPNAKTVNGKAESSDSGAESEEEEAQEEVKGAEQCDNEKKMMKKSADHKNLEIVVTNGYDKDSIVQGVQKDIPASSSQDGKDAEEVKHVDQNLEQTGQTAVCIQQDINDDHVEDVSGIQHLTSDSDSEVYCDSMEQFGQEESLDSFTSNSGPFRYYLGGDPSQPLESSGFPEDVQVSSGNGSTGDVQAEAVEGKGEVKHGGEDGRSNSGAPHREKRAGENEEFSNVRRGRGHRMQHLSEGNKGRQVGSGGDGERWGSDRGSRGSLNEQIALVLMRLQEDMQSVLQRLHKLETLTASQAKSSALQTSNQPPSPRPSWWPFEMSPGALTFAIIWPFIAQWLVYLYYQRRRSVSSPFPIK from the exons ATGCTTTTCTTCTCG TTTCATGCAGGCTCCTGGGAAAGCTGGTGCTGCTGTTGCTGCCTGATTCCACCCGACAGACCTTGGGACCGGGGCCGGCGCTGGCGGCTGGAGATGGCGGACACGAGATCCGTGCATGAAACCAGATTTGAGGCAGCGGTGAAGGTGATCCAGAGTTTGCCGAAAAATG GTTCATTCCAGCCAAcaaatgaaatgatgctcaagTTCTATAGCTTCTATAAGCAGGCAACTGAAGGACCCTGTAAACTATCAAGGCCTGCATTCTGGGATCCTATTGGAAGATATAAATG GGATGCTTGGAGTTCATTGGGTGATATGACCAAAGAGGAAGCCATGATTGCATAtgttgaagaaatgaaaaag ATTCTTGAAACTATGCCCATGACTGAAAAAGTTGAAGAACTGCTTCATGTCATTGGTCCATTTTATGAAATTGTGGAGGACAAAAAGAGTGGCAGAAGTTCTGATTTAACCTCAG TCCGACTGGAGAAAATCTCTAAATACTTAGAAG ATCTTGGTAATGCTCTGACTTCTACTCCAAATGCCAAAACTGTTAATGGTAAAGCTGAAAGCAGCGATAGTGGAGCTGAGTCTGAGGAAGAAGAGGCCCAAGAAGAAGTAAAAGGAGCAGAACAATGTGATAATG aaaagaaaatgatgaagaaaTCTGCAGACCATAAGAATTTGGAAATCGTTGTCACTAATGGCTACGATAAAGACAGCATTGTTCAGGGGGTACAGAAGGACATTCCTGCCAGCTCCTCCCAGGACGGCAAAGACGCTGAGGAAGTAAAACATGTAGATCAAAACTTGGAGCAAACTGGGCAGACTGCTGTCTGCATTCAACAAG atatAAACGATGATCATGTTGAAGATGTTTCAGGAATTCAGCATTTGACGAGTGATTCAGACAGTGAAGTCTACTGTGATTCCATGGAGCAATTTGGACAAGAAGAg TCTTTAGATAGCTTTACGTCAAACAGTGGGCCATTTCGATATTACTTGGGTGGTGATCCCAGTCAGCCCTTGGAAAGCTCTGGTTTTCCTGAAGACGTTCAAGTATCTTCCGGAAATGGCAGCACTGGGGATGTGCAGGCAGAAGCAGTCGAAGGAAAAGGTGAAGTAAAGCATGGAGGAGAAGACGGCAGGAGTAACAGTGGAGCGCCACACCGTGAGAAACGGGCTGGGGAAAATGAGGAATTCTCTAATGTCAGAAGAGGGAGAG GGCACAGGATGCAGCATTTGAGTGAAGGAAACAAGGGTCGGCAAGTGGGCAGTGGAGGTGATGGGGAGCGCTGGGGCTCGGACAGAGGGTCGAGGGGCAGCCTCAACGAGCAGATTGCTCTTGTGCTCATGCGCCTGCAGGAGGACATGCAGAGCGTCCTCCAGAGACTGCACAAGCTGGAGACCCTGACGGCTTCACAG GCAAAATCATCAGCATTACAGACCAGTAATCAGCCCCCTTCACCG agaCCGTCTTGGTGGCCCTTTGAGATGTCTCCTGGTGCATTAACTTTTGCTATCATATGGCCTTTTATTGCCCAGTGGTTGGTGTATTTATATTATCAAAGAAGGAGAAG TGTTTCATCACCATTTCCCATTAAGTAA
- the ACBD5 gene encoding acyl-CoA-binding domain-containing protein 5 isoform X2: MLFFSFHAGSWESWCCCCCLIPPDRPWDRGRRWRLEMADTRSVHETRFEAAVKVIQSLPKNGSFQPTNEMMLKFYSFYKQATEGPCKLSRPAFWDPIGRYKWDAWSSLGDMTKEEAMIAYVEEMKKILETMPMTEKVEELLHVIGPFYEIVEDKKSGRSSDLTSVRLEKISKYLEDLGNALTSTPNAKTVNGKAESSDSGAESEEEEAQEEVKGAEQCDNEKKMMKKSADHKNLEIVVTNGYDKDSIVQGVQKDIPASSSQDGKDAEEVKHVDQNLEQTGQTAVCIQQDINDDHVEDVSGIQHLTSDSDSEVYCDSMEQFGQEESLDSFTSNSGPFRYYLGGDPSQPLESSGFPEDVQVSSGNGSTGDVQAEAVEGKGEVKHGGEDGRSNSGAPHREKRAGENEEFSNVRRGRGHRMQHLSEGNKGRQVGSGGDGERWGSDRGSRGSLNEQIALVLMRLQEDMQSVLQRLHKLETLTASQAKSSALQTSNQPPSPRPSWWPFEMSPGALTFAIIWPFIAQWLVYLYYQRRRRKLN, translated from the exons ATGCTTTTCTTCTCG TTTCATGCAGGCTCCTGGGAAAGCTGGTGCTGCTGTTGCTGCCTGATTCCACCCGACAGACCTTGGGACCGGGGCCGGCGCTGGCGGCTGGAGATGGCGGACACGAGATCCGTGCATGAAACCAGATTTGAGGCAGCGGTGAAGGTGATCCAGAGTTTGCCGAAAAATG GTTCATTCCAGCCAAcaaatgaaatgatgctcaagTTCTATAGCTTCTATAAGCAGGCAACTGAAGGACCCTGTAAACTATCAAGGCCTGCATTCTGGGATCCTATTGGAAGATATAAATG GGATGCTTGGAGTTCATTGGGTGATATGACCAAAGAGGAAGCCATGATTGCATAtgttgaagaaatgaaaaag ATTCTTGAAACTATGCCCATGACTGAAAAAGTTGAAGAACTGCTTCATGTCATTGGTCCATTTTATGAAATTGTGGAGGACAAAAAGAGTGGCAGAAGTTCTGATTTAACCTCAG TCCGACTGGAGAAAATCTCTAAATACTTAGAAG ATCTTGGTAATGCTCTGACTTCTACTCCAAATGCCAAAACTGTTAATGGTAAAGCTGAAAGCAGCGATAGTGGAGCTGAGTCTGAGGAAGAAGAGGCCCAAGAAGAAGTAAAAGGAGCAGAACAATGTGATAATG aaaagaaaatgatgaagaaaTCTGCAGACCATAAGAATTTGGAAATCGTTGTCACTAATGGCTACGATAAAGACAGCATTGTTCAGGGGGTACAGAAGGACATTCCTGCCAGCTCCTCCCAGGACGGCAAAGACGCTGAGGAAGTAAAACATGTAGATCAAAACTTGGAGCAAACTGGGCAGACTGCTGTCTGCATTCAACAAG atatAAACGATGATCATGTTGAAGATGTTTCAGGAATTCAGCATTTGACGAGTGATTCAGACAGTGAAGTCTACTGTGATTCCATGGAGCAATTTGGACAAGAAGAg TCTTTAGATAGCTTTACGTCAAACAGTGGGCCATTTCGATATTACTTGGGTGGTGATCCCAGTCAGCCCTTGGAAAGCTCTGGTTTTCCTGAAGACGTTCAAGTATCTTCCGGAAATGGCAGCACTGGGGATGTGCAGGCAGAAGCAGTCGAAGGAAAAGGTGAAGTAAAGCATGGAGGAGAAGACGGCAGGAGTAACAGTGGAGCGCCACACCGTGAGAAACGGGCTGGGGAAAATGAGGAATTCTCTAATGTCAGAAGAGGGAGAG GGCACAGGATGCAGCATTTGAGTGAAGGAAACAAGGGTCGGCAAGTGGGCAGTGGAGGTGATGGGGAGCGCTGGGGCTCGGACAGAGGGTCGAGGGGCAGCCTCAACGAGCAGATTGCTCTTGTGCTCATGCGCCTGCAGGAGGACATGCAGAGCGTCCTCCAGAGACTGCACAAGCTGGAGACCCTGACGGCTTCACAG GCAAAATCATCAGCATTACAGACCAGTAATCAGCCCCCTTCACCG agaCCGTCTTGGTGGCCCTTTGAGATGTCTCCTGGTGCATTAACTTTTGCTATCATATGGCCTTTTATTGCCCAGTGGTTGGTGTATTTATATTATCAAAGAAGGAGAAG aaaactgaactgA
- the ACBD5 gene encoding acyl-CoA-binding domain-containing protein 5 isoform X4 codes for MADTRSVHETRFEAAVKVIQSLPKNGSFQPTNEMMLKFYSFYKQATEGPCKLSRPAFWDPIGRYKWDAWSSLGDMTKEEAMIAYVEEMKKILETMPMTEKVEELLHVIGPFYEIVEDKKSGRSSDLTSVRLEKISKYLEDLGNALTSTPNAKTVNGKAESSDSGAESEEEEAQEEVKGAEQCDNEKKMMKKSADHKNLEIVVTNGYDKDSIVQGVQKDIPASSSQDGKDAEEVKHVDQNLEQTGQTAVCIQQDINDDHVEDVSGIQHLTSDSDSEVYCDSMEQFGQEESLDSFTSNSGPFRYYLGGDPSQPLESSGFPEDVQVSSGNGSTGDVQAEAVEGKGEVKHGGEDGRSNSGAPHREKRAGENEEFSNVRRGRGHRMQHLSEGNKGRQVGSGGDGERWGSDRGSRGSLNEQIALVLMRLQEDMQSVLQRLHKLETLTASQAKSSALQTSNQPPSPRPSWWPFEMSPGALTFAIIWPFIAQWLVYLYYQRRRSVSSPFPIK; via the exons ATGGCGGACACGAGATCCGTGCATGAAACCAGATTTGAGGCAGCGGTGAAGGTGATCCAGAGTTTGCCGAAAAATG GTTCATTCCAGCCAAcaaatgaaatgatgctcaagTTCTATAGCTTCTATAAGCAGGCAACTGAAGGACCCTGTAAACTATCAAGGCCTGCATTCTGGGATCCTATTGGAAGATATAAATG GGATGCTTGGAGTTCATTGGGTGATATGACCAAAGAGGAAGCCATGATTGCATAtgttgaagaaatgaaaaag ATTCTTGAAACTATGCCCATGACTGAAAAAGTTGAAGAACTGCTTCATGTCATTGGTCCATTTTATGAAATTGTGGAGGACAAAAAGAGTGGCAGAAGTTCTGATTTAACCTCAG TCCGACTGGAGAAAATCTCTAAATACTTAGAAG ATCTTGGTAATGCTCTGACTTCTACTCCAAATGCCAAAACTGTTAATGGTAAAGCTGAAAGCAGCGATAGTGGAGCTGAGTCTGAGGAAGAAGAGGCCCAAGAAGAAGTAAAAGGAGCAGAACAATGTGATAATG aaaagaaaatgatgaagaaaTCTGCAGACCATAAGAATTTGGAAATCGTTGTCACTAATGGCTACGATAAAGACAGCATTGTTCAGGGGGTACAGAAGGACATTCCTGCCAGCTCCTCCCAGGACGGCAAAGACGCTGAGGAAGTAAAACATGTAGATCAAAACTTGGAGCAAACTGGGCAGACTGCTGTCTGCATTCAACAAG atatAAACGATGATCATGTTGAAGATGTTTCAGGAATTCAGCATTTGACGAGTGATTCAGACAGTGAAGTCTACTGTGATTCCATGGAGCAATTTGGACAAGAAGAg TCTTTAGATAGCTTTACGTCAAACAGTGGGCCATTTCGATATTACTTGGGTGGTGATCCCAGTCAGCCCTTGGAAAGCTCTGGTTTTCCTGAAGACGTTCAAGTATCTTCCGGAAATGGCAGCACTGGGGATGTGCAGGCAGAAGCAGTCGAAGGAAAAGGTGAAGTAAAGCATGGAGGAGAAGACGGCAGGAGTAACAGTGGAGCGCCACACCGTGAGAAACGGGCTGGGGAAAATGAGGAATTCTCTAATGTCAGAAGAGGGAGAG GGCACAGGATGCAGCATTTGAGTGAAGGAAACAAGGGTCGGCAAGTGGGCAGTGGAGGTGATGGGGAGCGCTGGGGCTCGGACAGAGGGTCGAGGGGCAGCCTCAACGAGCAGATTGCTCTTGTGCTCATGCGCCTGCAGGAGGACATGCAGAGCGTCCTCCAGAGACTGCACAAGCTGGAGACCCTGACGGCTTCACAG GCAAAATCATCAGCATTACAGACCAGTAATCAGCCCCCTTCACCG agaCCGTCTTGGTGGCCCTTTGAGATGTCTCCTGGTGCATTAACTTTTGCTATCATATGGCCTTTTATTGCCCAGTGGTTGGTGTATTTATATTATCAAAGAAGGAGAAG TGTTTCATCACCATTTCCCATTAAGTAA